Genomic DNA from Echeneis naucrates chromosome 23, fEcheNa1.1, whole genome shotgun sequence:
GCTTtgatttttataaaaataagatACAACTGAGGGCGAAGGAGCCTAAAGCCTGACGCTCTCACTTGGTGGTGCAGTGGGGGGgcgggtggtgggggggtcaacGGGGAGCAGTCTATTTGTCTTTTAGGATGCGGAGGCAGGTCTGCAGAGGTACCGAGGGGCGGCGGTTCTGGATGTGGTGTCGGTGGCGAGGCCGAGGGTTCGGGGAGCGCGGTCTAACCCATGGCGGTGACCATACTGGAAGGGTGGTGTGGGGCGAAGGGGAGGCTCGAGGAAGGGTGCATGGGTGTCGGGGTGGTCAGCATGTGGCTGGAGTGTGAGAAGGGGGGGAAGGACGACATGTGGCGGGACAGGGCGGCTGGGCTGAAGGAGCTGGTCTTGTCCATCAGGCTCTTGGACAGGTCTTCCATGTTGTCTTGGGACTTTTTGCTCTTCTTGGACTTGCTGGACATCTTCCTGTTCCGGGTCTGGATGCCTTCCTTCTTCATGGTCAGAGGTCGGTTGATCTGCTCTcgaaaggagacagagaagatggCAGATTAGTATTTTGTCGCAGCAGATGCCCGATAGAAATCTTAAAAGTGGGACCGTTTACATTAAGCAACACAATACGACAGAGACtttaagtggagggtgtcaCTGTGGGtcaaaacagaaggagaaaatgttgcttttcagtttgtctttgggATTTTGAGGAATTACAGTCCCATcctgaaacagcagcttgtttacatacacaaagatacagatacagatatatACTCTGTTTGTGCGCAGTGTgtacaactgtgtgtgttggagtggatttaaaatgttgattCCTTTAAGCTGGGTTGCGTCTGAGccaaaaagaaagggagaaaaatggaaagatgaGGTAGGAAGGGGGTCGTCGGTTGGTTGGAGGGAAGATGGAGAGcgtgtgcagcagcagagacggAGAAGGGCCTGGCAGCTCGTGTGCAGCCAGTcgaccacagagacacatggCCATGACGACCGCTGGCGTCGGCCAAGTCCTCCTCTCTacaccctccaccctcctcctcgACCGCATGGCCGTCTCCCGGCCAAAATAGCCCCGGCTGCCGTATTCCAGCATAGGTTTAGTTGGGAGTGAGAGCTGGATGATGGAATTCCGGCTGTGGGCCGGATTATGAGGGGAGGTGGACGATGCTGACTGGCTTCCTGCACTTTCTGAGCCGGTTCTTTCCGGGGAAATGGGAACGGTGGATTTcttccctcgctctctctctctcagtctgagacgttgtaattttttttctttaagcagAAGTGATTAGCAGAGACCAGAGATCTGTGCACCACCCCCCATCCCCGACTTCCCTCTCTAGCCTCCTACTGATGTGGTTTCTTTCTGATGTGACTCCTCCATCCTGGGGTGACTTTCTCTGCCTTGCTCCCAGCTCTGACGCTGACTACGCCCACCTAAGGCTGGTCTGGCCGGTGGTCTTTGATGCTGAGATGTCTGTCGCCCTCAAAAGAAACAGCCACAAACCTACGACGTACATTCAggccaccgccgccgccgccatcCCCCCTCacagaacaaagaacaaacGCTTTGTGAGTCAGTGACCACCGCAAAAGACACAGCCTGTCAAACCCTGTAGCTACCCGCCTGCCACTTCAGCGTTCATCATGCTACACACTCCAGGTATCGTTCACACGTGGTGAGAAAAACCCCCGATTCTCCGAGGCATGTCTGTGTTTCATGTGTTAACACAACCTTGTGTTTGTGGCGACTTTTGTGTTTGCACAAGTTTCTTATCTAAAGCTGAGAGCTTACAGGACAACAAGGCCGCTGGCGTCAGGTGTTTTGGGAGCatccacacaacaacacaaacactcactcacgGGCCAGCACAGCTAAATTATCCCATTGAAGAATTTAGAATTTCTTTCAAAGGGATCAAGCCCCAAACAGAAGTCTGGATTTAACCAAAATAAACTAATTTCACAATTACACCGAGGTCGGGGTCGGTTCAGATGCTAATGTGTAACTGGGAAATATTATTCTTCTCTCCCTTTAACCTTGGTCTGAGTCCGATTCTGCAGCGCCCAGCTATTTGCCAAAAGTAACATGGGAAAATGATTTAACAGGGCCCACTTGCGTGACAAGCAGGGCAGCAGAGCAGGATACTCTCTCCCTGACAcacattgggggggggggggggggggggggggggggggggggggggggggggggggggggggggggggtgggggggggggggggggggggggggatatgGGATATAGGCaactaggaaaaaaaatggcagtaAGGGAGGGAGGCGTGTTACCAACATGTGGCCTCAAGAGCAGTTAGCCTTATTATGATTAGTTTCAACCACAATGGGTGTTTGATTGGAAGCGACAGCTTTGTGCacgggggcggggggtgaacGAGGAGTGAAGGAGTCCCTGGGGTTTTCAGATTGAGGATGTGAAACGATGTGGCCAGGCACTTAAAACCACCCCAAAACGAATCGGAGGAATTGGTGGTCAGCGACGGGGGAATTCAAGTCCCAGGAgcaagaaatatatatttaaataatataataataatattaataataataaatctggTCTGGAAATTAATCTAATTTTAATTAACAACCCCCccaccttctctttttctctctttaatatTCAAAAGCAAGGCAGCTGCAGGCTCAGTTCACTTCGGTCTTATACATTTTAGATTCACACTTACTGCCAATAAATCATATTATTTCTGCAGTATTTGTTATCAGTGTGGCCCGAAATTCTCTGCAGGGGGGGCAGGGAAAATATTCAgggaagggagaggaggagaggagggaaggacgCCAGGTAGGATGCAAAGGTGGGAAGGAATCAAGGAGGGGTGTGAGAGAGAagctgcaccccccccccacatgaTGGTTTATTACTTACATTGTGCAGTTTAAAGTAGAGGCCGCAGGCGTTGCACACCGGGTCCCCGTTGGCGTTTCTCCGCCACAGCGTCGTTGTTGTTGTCTGACAGTTCGCACATGACGTCCCTGCCCGCCTGGCTGCAGACTGTACGGCAACACAGAgggccaaaataaaaaaaatttaaaaaaaaattaaaaaagagagagagaaaagaaaccCGTCACATGATAGCTTCAGCACATCAAATCCATGTAAAAGTTTATTTACCGCCAACATGCAGAgctgccattttattttttgttgttgagaatttaacttgtgtttttttttttctttttcagcatttgaagcagaaataatgaatttaaaagtACTGTGGCAGCCCTGTACACATGGCATGTTTCACTGCAGATTTAAATACATTCATTAATTTCACTGGTGTGCATATATAAAGCTATTAAACTCCATTAAGGCATGGCGTTCAATAAAGGCTTTATTATGACTGCATATGCATTggaattccttttttttctcctttatgcatccactgtaaactgaaaatagtttaaaataaagacataaatacCAAAAAACAGAGCTGCTTTCACTCCAGGCTAAAAATAGCGTCACAGAGCACATACCTCCTGgagaataaatatttacagaagACATAAAAGTAGTGCCTTGAAATGGGAGAGCtgttaaatttgattaaatttcTCCTTAAAAGTGCCACTAaggcctttttttcccccaaacgTGGACCTCAAGACGTTATAACAATTGAGATGTCTCCATATAAGTTAAACCTACATGAGCCTCTGACTCAGTCAAAACATGGAGAGACATTATGAATGTAAGAGGCAGTGAAATGAGCCACAACTGCACGCCAACTGAAAGCATAACAACACTAACAACACGtttaaattaagaaataaaaaggaaaaagaaagagtgaggttttttttttttttttttttttgggggggggggggactctgcTGCAGGCTACCAGCAGAGTGCATCCCTCCCTTCATCCTGACAGTCAAAGTCACGTCTCCTCATGGATTTAGCTGCCTCGCCTCCGCCTCAGCTTTGCTGCAGTGCCTTGACATTGATGTTATAATCTCTAAAAACAATCGATAGGCAGGTGACCGCAGAGGACTACATTATCTCTGgattgtttggggggggggggggggggtttccaaTTATACACATGCGGTGGCCTCATAACCCCTGCGTGCTGTGAATAACCAATCAGATAGGAGGAATAAATCTATTAGGTCCATACATGGTGTGatgtcatatttatttctgcaaccaaaatgatttcattcatcctcctcccattttattttatttttatttattatttctttttattattatattttttgtggggggggggcttctccTTCATCTATGACTCGTGTTGTGTGGCAAACATTACGCACACCTGACCCAACCtggtgtgtatttttttttttttttttttttaacgcgGATTGTAACACGGAACAATCTGAAGTCGTGACGGTGCTCGGCCTGGCTCGGACTCCGCAGCCTTTATGTTTTGACTGGGGAAGCAGGGCTGTGTTGTTAAAAGCGACTTATCTGCGCTGCTCAGATATCCGGCAGCCCTTTCCCTGGGAAGTCGGGTTTTCACATTAGAGGcgagatggaggaggaggaggaggttcaGAGGAGGACTGGACAGCCATCTTTGCCTCTCTaaagattgttttgtttttttaatctctttattttttcGTAACAAGGCAGAGGAAACTCCTCTAAAGCCCATTAAAGATGCAGCTCGGAtgagagaggtggaggtggaggggggggggggttccctAAAATAACGTCAAAAATAGCTGCAGTTGAGagttgcaaaaagaaaaaaagttttttaaaataaatgataataataggAGGAGGCGAAAATAATCATGGATGCAGGCCTGCAACAAGCAGAAGCACTTAAATGCAtctccagaggaggaggaggaggaaaagggggggggggttattattCAAACTGTGAATCAATGAAAACtttagcaaataaaaaaatagcatCGTCATTGCATTAAAAAatgtgcagtttgtttgtttgtttgtttttttttttgtattaatttctttattttttttttttttgtttgtttgttttttctatggTAGTATCTGAAAACAGAGACCTGCACTTGTCGAGTCAATTTCCTGCAGCTAATAGGCCTACTTCTTCCTGGatagaggaaaaacagagagagagacggaaaATGTCATCAATAGAGAAATGTGGGGGGGACGTACCAGCCGCCGCTTGGGCTTGATGAGCGGGCGATTCTGCCCGTTCATCTTGTGATAGAGTCCGCAGGCGTTACACAGATAGTGACCCGTACCGTCCCGTCTCCACAGGGGGGTCGACGTGGCCCCGCAGTTCACACACTCCCTACCTTCTGCaagagccaacacacacacacacacacacacacacacacacacacatgcacaaacaaaacatagagACAACGTCCAGGTCagtcatctttaaaaaaataaaagagcaattaaaaataaaaaataaaacgtaACAATCATGCACGTAATTTAGGCTGagagtaaaaataaagattagTGAGATCACAGCAAATGTTAGGACAATAAAAATAGcaataacaatattaataataataataataataataagcattCATTTTACTGCAGCAGTCATCATGTCTACAGCAGAAACGTGTGTTAACAGTCGTGTGAAGGTCCAGAAatcatttcagtgaaaaacaaaatcaacgtGTCCTTCAGCAGGATTTTCATTTGGTCCGTGACAATTTAAGATATatctatattatatatattttttttaatctaggcCTTTAGTTTAGTTCTTTCTCTCATCAGctgataataacaacaataatataatttaaataataatataagaGGGTGTTTCCTTTGCTGCTTTAATCAGGTTTCTGAAGTTTGACTGGCTCTTCTTGGTGACACGACAGGTGAGACGGATACCAACAGTGTGATTGTAGTATtgggggggtgggtggaggggtgggggtggccTGGAGGGGGGGTGGAAGGGTCTGAAAGTGAAACAAGGGAGCTGCAGTCACACTCAGATTATTTGAAAGCAGAGACTCACACGAGGCTTTTGTGCAACGCCGAGAGCCTTTTGCATTTTCATGCAGCCGCACTTCCCCTTTTTGTGCGAGCTGcagaaacactcacactcacacacacacacacacaacacaacacaagcacatgcacaagCCTGACTTCTCCACAAAAAGGGAGATCGACTACGTCAGTCCGGATCGTGCAATGTGATGTTAGATGTGACAGACATGCAAGAAGAAGGTTTGGGTTTCTTTCTCGTTTGGCAAAAAGAAGACGCTGCTGAAATCAAACAGGAACTGAGTCGGATCCAGAGCAAATGACTTGagaaagcacacaaacattcatacaACACACTCCTGCACTGCAGAGTTTGCATCGCAAAAGATGTGTTTTGGATTttctaaatagtttttttttttaaatgctggaGCTTTCTCTGAAATATTACTTGATCTCTCCGTACTGATCGTCGAACTCAGATACTCTGCAGATCGGGAAATATCTTATAAATGAACATTATCTCCCATTATCCTCgaattaaaatctttatttgcattaatGGCCCAGTGTGTGATGCTGAATAATCCTGATGATATGCATCGACTAATCCACTGTTTTCTATACTCACATCAGAGCCTGTGATTTTAATCTCATTACAGAAAACTgctcttcagctgcagcagcaataaCCTTTAAAATAATTACCCCCTCACCTTCCACCTCATCCCTCCTCTCAAATTTGGAAGTActcccccctcacacacacccacacacccccACCCTGAAACATTTCACCCGCTTTTTTTGTCTCCCCCCTCCCTGTGAATGAACGAGCAGCATCCGGTGCTCTACCGCTGGGTAAACAATGCAACTGTGGCGTGCACTGGTCTGACAGTAATGGGATTACCTTAAACATATAAACGGGGCGACACAGCCCAGAGAGCCCCCCCCCtacctccccccctcctccctcacccCTCTAACTCTCGGTCTATCTCCCACTCTGTGATGTTAGTGtagtggtgtgggggggggggtgacctAAATTAATCTGACCGTTCATGTCTGCGtcatggattttatttttgaaggaaaaaatatcCAGTATTTATCGTTTAAAAAAATTCTGCcccatattattattattattattattattatcattcttgttgttgttgttgttgttgttattattgtgtgaTGAAAGAAAGAGCTTGCAGGCGCATTGATGCGTCACTTTGGAGCACAGTTTGGCCCGTGTGGCCCTAAAAGCAGAGCTTGGATGCTTGggtatatttaattttttattatcactattattttcttctctcctaAGGATGTGAGATTAAACATGGCTGATCATTAAGGCTGCAAATCTGGGGAATAACGTTAGATCAAAAGGGAATGTAATAAAGCGCACGCCTACCTGAACAGGACCTTGTTTTTGGTCTTGTTTTGGAACCATAACTAGAAGATGACCCACCTATCAGGCTACTTGGTGGGAAGAGGCCTGGGCCGTATTCAGGGACATAGGGTGGGTATGTGGCGATGGGGTGGTGGGCAGAGGATGACCCTGCTCCGATTGATGCCACGCTCCTGCTGTGAGCTGACTCCAGTTTCATACTGTCGCCCAGGGTCACCTGGTACTTTATGCACTCTTTGTCCTCCTGCCGCCCGGAGCTGCTGGAGCCGGGGGTGGATATGCCCGGGTCCGGGGACACGTCTTTCGGAGGGGTCGGGGGAAACGTGAAGAGGTGCGGACTGGAGTGACCGGTggacagggaggaagaggaggccgGGGGGTAGACGGACAGGCTGGCCGGGGAGCCGTGGTGCAGGGGGTTCTTGGGGAAGGGGCTCAGGTTCCAGGGAGAAGTGCTGTGGTGCGGGGCGATGCCTTTGCTCCCCTCCAGCCAGGGCAGAGAGCCGTGCAGTAACGAGGGACGGCACACCTGGCTACCTGaggcagcacacaaacacaagagacaCATCACAACCTGAgctccatctgcagcagcacccgtaaacacgcgcacacatcatcattattgttgttatgaATATTAGAATTTTGCCTTTCAGACGCGCTTTTACACGCctcataaaaacaacttttgtaggcctattaaaaaaaaaacattcacagatTAAACAGATATTCAtgcggattttttttttaaatgtctcccAGCTGCTCATTCAAACGACTCCACTGAGATTGTGTTGTGCTGAGGATCATCTGATCCCGCTGAAACAGGCCCTgatgccacagcagcagcaggagagagaaactgGGCTACATCGTGATTTTCTGCAGGAAGTTAAAAGGTTACACTGGAGGAAACTCCAAAAATCAACTAAATGCGCAcgattgttattttttaaatcagtattattgttattattctaACAGCACATTTTTAATAATACACATCGTGCAGCAGTGAAGTGAAACCATCGCGTCCGTGCGTCACGGAAATATTCCAGGTGTATGTGTGACTTCTGTGCCAACACTTAGACAGGAGATCGATccagaaaacaaatgtattttttaaaatctactCTAACATTAAGAGTCAGCTGgttgttagttttgttttgcttttttgtgacGTTCAACATAAAGCcgtgatgacacacacacacacacacacacacacacacactgagccacacaacatgtatttttttacgtttaaatttttcttttttttaagacaaaatcATCTCAAGcagaataaatataataaaaaaaattaaatttaaatttaaactggaaaGCTGGTCTGGatcccctccacctctccaccCTCCACCCACCACCTCCACTTTCTTTTCCCCGTCAGAAACAACTCCAAACTCGGCGGCAGTAATTGAGTCTGTTCTGCCTTTTCTGAACGGGACAATGTGCGTAAAGAGCAGAAGGGTTACTCActgtgtggaggaggggggtaCCTCTGGACGGCTCGGACAGAGTTTCCATAGTACGGATGGTTCCCCTGTCCATCGATATTAAACAGTACATCCACATCGTCAGCGAGGGGATACTGCGAAGGGTCCATGTACGAGTGGCCGAGGCCCGGGTGATGTGAGCCGGGATGCTGCTCGTTCAACACCGCGGGATGATGGCTCATCCACCGTGGCTGATCCGTACTTACTTCCATCGCTTTGCTCTGCGCGTCTGTgagtctctgagtgtgtgtgtgtgtctgtgtgtgtctttatttcttcttcttcttcttcttcagtaaATGTTCATGCACGCCGAAGCAAACCGGTACAAGTCACAAGGAAAGAAATAATCTGTCCCAAAACCGTccgtatttttgttttgttagtttttagtttttgggtttttttttgttttgttttgttttggggttttggggCTCTTTCGGGTTAAATCCACAGGTTCCGCGCTGGCTTCTGGTcacctggagacagagaggagaaattaTTACCTTGTTTTCAAAAACGTGTTCACATGCAGCacgatttttttttgtctttgaagaaaaaagaagaactaACACACATGACGTTCACGCTTTGAGTGCATTTACCcggaattatatatatattaaaaaaaaacaacaacacacacacacacatttaaacacgAAACATACCCCACATTACAAACGCAACAAAGGtgctgtcacacacagaaatacGTCCAAAATGGAATCCAGCTTCACGCAGAGCTCCTgaacaacttcttcttcttcttcttcttcttcttcctctcagaatgtaaaaaaaaaaaaaaacgtcagcGTTTGAGCCCCGGCTCAACAAGTCGTGCGGGGCTTGTGCGGTGCGGGGCTTGTTTGCAGTGAATGGCTTCACCGCACACTGACCGGCACCAGCAAGTTAAACTCACTGATCAAATCTCTGTTTGTGCGCAGTTGAAGCCCTCTCCATTAACTCcgctcccctctctctctctctagctctGTGTGGCTCTTACTCTCTCACCCTTGCTCTATtctacccctctctctctcgctctctctctctctctaaccccccctctttttttttttttttttttttttttttttttacagtgaaggCATTCTTTCAGGATGGCGCCAGGCAGCTCAATGCTTGCAGACAGCTGTGGCGCGACGCAACTTAAGGAGGGTCTGTCAGTGTCATCAGTTAAGGGGAGGGGCCTGCCCTAATTGAATATAACGTTGACCTGGAGAGATGCAGAAGTGCTGCaagatttcctttttctttctttttttttttatttgtatttatttatttatttattttgttaacctTGCCTGCAAAGACAATATAATAAATAAGGATATTTCTTTTCGAGGCCTTGCAGCACTTAACGCCCTTAACAAGTTAAAGGTGTCATTAAGAGGAAGTTCACTTGAATTAACCCCTAAATAAACACGAATGTGAGTTTTGATTTGAATAGGGTGTTAACAGAGTGACGAATAAActtagaaatgaaaatgtgctcCCACACTTCTGATTCAAACGAActtataaataattatatatgaagcaatgaaaataaataatgatagtAACTCGGGCTGGTGTTAGTGTTTAGTGTGCACTTTTTAaagcctgctgctgcagttttaataaGAGCAGAGCCTGTTGCTCTGGGCCAGTAGCAGGTTTTCGGGACATTCACGCTCTTAAAATTGTGACAGTGCGTCCTCTCGCGGTGACAGGCGCATTATTCTGATGGCAGATCCAAAATTGAGCCGATTTCCTCACCGTGAAGTCGGCGCGGACAAGGACGCCGGGTGGCTGCGCTTTTACAGCCATCCAGGAAAAGGAGGGAGCgagcagaggaaaaaggaattaaatggaataaaataaaaagaaatggaaagagaggTGAGGAGAAAAATCCTTCCAATGGCTGTCAGTTAACTTTATCTtagcaataacacacacacacacacacacacactgcggcagctcagacagaccaacaacaatAGCGCgtgtcattatttattcaaaacagTGCATTTAATGTAACGCGATAGCGCGCGCGGGGACCGACGAAGACCTCAGCTCGGGTTAGTTTACTAAAGTTGGACAAAaggcaaaataataataatcataattaaaaaaataaataaaataaaagaagagcagcttcttctttgtAAAATCACAGAAGAGTTCACGCTTTATGTCCGGTGTCACATATGCGTGATTGCCGCGCACGCTCGGGGAGGAAGCAATGGGAGGGGGTAaggaggtgtgggggggggcagctccCCGAGGAAGTATTTAATGTCCATATACTTTAATATTGGCGTGTGTAACAGTAGATTGGGGGGGTATCAGTGttatgactgactgactgagtgagtggaggggggggggcagccgcGGCGCCGCCACTGGATGTGACGTCAGCGCGGTGTAAACAGCCAGGAAATGAACCCTCTCTTCCAGCGCACGCGCAAGAGCAGGTATTTGGCGGCGGGAGCGCGCACGCCCACGTGAGGTATCCGCGCGTCGTCACGGCACGACGTCAGGTAAGAGGCGAGGCGGCATCAATAAGGGATCAATCAAGAAGAGGGATATTAACCGGCACGAGGCCAGGTGTCTAAGAGCTCCAAGgctccatacacacacacacacacacacacacacacatatgtgtgtatatgtgtgtattctAACCCCCCATCCCTAAAAAATACACCTTTGCCATGAGcacagacggagacagactTGGGAAAGTGTcgtctctttcctcttcctcttcaggaCAGCTCTacctggagggggggggggggggggggggggggcgtttcCTCACTCAGACAAACCTGAGACTGAACTTGGATGCAAACTGCTGTAGCTGCCATTGTCAGGCTGTCAGCGGACTCGTGTAATTATCCTCTTGAAAAGTATCGCGGAGCCATTTATCCACAAAGTAGGGCCCACCAGTTAGAGGTGCTCCGAGGCAACACACGACGGTAAACCGAGCCTAAAATCCCGATTATGggtttcctttcttttttctttttttttgtttctaggCTTGGATGTATCGAAGCTTAGAGAATGGGACATGGAAGCCATCCCATGACTTCATTCCCGAGTCTCGGTGTCAATAACGCCGGAGCTTTATTCAGCGCGGAATAAAACTGACTCTCTTCatagatatatatttaaaaaaaaaaaaaaaaaagaaaaacagttgtCATTTTTAATCCCAAACTGTCggcacagaggaagaaatattctctctctctctctcgctctctcacagCAGCCCCCCCTCCATATTAGTCTGTCCCTTAAGATAATGGCCTACAAATAACAGCGCTGCTGCTTGTAAAAGCTGcgattcattaaaaaaataaaataaaaaaggtggGAAAGGGGCCTCCGTCTGCCTTCATGATGACAGAGATCATTTCTGGGTGTCATATCAGTCAGCACTGATTCAAATCGGTGcactttccctttcttttctcctcttcctattacggttattattattattattattattattattattattaattattattattattattattattattattatcatctttAATAATGTTATCTTCTGGTAGAATTGAAAAAAAAGACACGGGTGGATTACTGTTATTGGCAGTGTGGAGGATGAAAGGTGTgtaggcctgtgtgtgtgtgtttgtgtgtgtgtcctcatcaGCAAATTACAACCCTTGTTTATCCTGATAAATAATAGTTTCCTTCCGCAAGCTGCTACATCAGAGGTCAGGGAGATACAATcacacaaaactgaaatgacTAAAACACCAACAGCCTTACTGCCACGacactaacaacaacaacaacaaaaataataataataatgcgaTCTACGATTATTTAAAGTAGCTtcacaattaaaagaaaaagttttgagtcaatgtgtgtgtatttactttttaattaagGCCCCATTATATTAAAAGCTTTGATATCCGGTGCCATTAATTTTAACATAAATAGACACATAGCCCAGAAAATATCTGGAGCTTTAGTCTTGGTAAGAGACGAaccataaataataataataataataatgataatttaaaTTGAGGAACTGACAGCAGGTTAACACACATGGTTCATGTGGCCTGTAAATAATCCAAAGGAGGTAAACGCTGTTCGTGTTGCCACAACGGAGAAGAAGCCCAGTCAGATTAAAAACGCTGCAGGCCAGTCACGGTGTCATTGTGAGATATTTCAGCGGctcatttgtacattttgaaaCCATGTGCAGCGCCCGCAGGTCCCCCTTCCAATGTTTCATCTTCAGCTCTGAGTCATTTGTCACCTTTCTAGTCTTTtcaagaataaaaaaaggggaCACACGCTCTTCAGATGAGACACAGCTCTCCCGGCGGTGTGTGAACCAA
This window encodes:
- the gata3 gene encoding transcription factor GATA-3 isoform X5, which produces MEVSTDQPRWMSHHPAVLNEQHPGSHHPGLGHSYMDPSQYPLADDVDVLFNIDGQGNHPYYGNSVRAVQRYPPPPHSSQVCRPSLLHGSLPWLEGSKGIAPHHSTSPWNLSPFPKNPLHHGSPASLSVYPPASSSSLSTGHSSPHLFTFPPTPPKDVSPDPGISTPGSSSSGRQEDKECIKYQVTLGDSMKLESAHSRSVASIGAGSSSAHHPIATYPPYVPEYGPGLFPPSSLIEGRECVNCGATSTPLWRRDGRSRPISCRKLTRQVQSAARRAGTSCANCQTTTTTLWRRNANGDPVCNACGLYFKLHNINRPLTMKKEGIQTRNRKMSSKSKKSKKSQDNMEDLSKSLMDKTSSFSPAALSRHMSSFPPFSHSSHMLTTPTPMHPSSSLPFAPHHPSSMVTAMG